One genomic window of Cystobacter ferrugineus includes the following:
- a CDS encoding DUF4150 domain-containing protein — MSTKVGVNKLTVVHKDSSGVTIAFPDVCLTPGPPSPIPVPYPNVAKSGDTDKGTRSVTCDGNPVAVKDSVFKTSTGDEAGTNKGVASGKIQGKAEFVNYSFDVKFEGRNVARALDMMLHNDKNTPPAPLLQPPLVAPGQSPMDPDPEIPKITVEWQHGD; from the coding sequence ATGAGCACAAAGGTGGGAGTCAACAAGCTGACCGTCGTCCACAAGGACTCGTCGGGTGTCACCATCGCGTTCCCCGACGTGTGCCTGACGCCGGGCCCGCCCTCACCGATTCCAGTGCCCTATCCGAACGTCGCGAAGTCCGGTGACACGGACAAGGGAACCAGGAGCGTGACGTGTGATGGCAACCCGGTCGCGGTCAAGGACTCGGTCTTCAAGACCAGTACGGGTGACGAGGCGGGGACCAACAAGGGCGTCGCCTCGGGAAAAATCCAGGGCAAGGCCGAGTTCGTCAACTACTCGTTCGACGTCAAGTTCGAGGGCAGGAACGTGGCGCGGGCGCTCGACATGATGCTGCACAACGACAAGAACACGCCACCCGCCCCGTTGCTCCAGCCTCCGCTCGTCGCACCGGGGCAGTCGCCGATGGACCCGGACCCTGAAATCCCCAAGATCACGGTGGAGTGGCAGCATGGCGATTAA
- a CDS encoding DUF2169 family type VI secretion system accessory protein: MTAPVADLIRRGFVNLTPFTAGHFLLLDAQGTEVLTLAVKASFALTPQLRLTPLEPQLPIHMEPVFHGEVGASSLKYESDASLPKLTTDVVLLGHAHAPAPRTTQVEVSLRVGTLSKQVLVLGDRVWVQFLGTATPSSPLPFERVPLTYERAYGGWDRSDPEQPVAELRNPVGTGFIAQPSRTRCEGIRLPNLEDPRNRIQHPRDRPGPAGLGFIAPHWQPRLQLAGTYDQAWKQQRFPLAPQDFDSRHYNAAPPGLQAPAFLEGGEPVEILHASDRGPLRFRLPTYRFEGVVMLRSQRQSFPLNLDTVLLDTDQHHLVMTWRGAIPIHRRVHELAWAKVQFPVGGIPS, from the coding sequence ATGACAGCGCCAGTCGCGGACCTGATTCGTCGTGGCTTCGTCAATCTGACGCCATTCACGGCGGGGCATTTCTTGCTGCTGGATGCACAGGGCACGGAGGTGCTGACGCTCGCCGTCAAGGCATCCTTCGCCTTGACGCCCCAGTTGCGCCTGACGCCGCTGGAGCCTCAGCTTCCCATTCACATGGAGCCCGTCTTCCACGGGGAGGTGGGCGCTTCCAGCCTGAAGTATGAGTCGGATGCCTCGCTCCCCAAGCTGACCACGGATGTTGTGCTCCTCGGGCACGCCCATGCGCCAGCGCCCCGGACCACGCAGGTCGAGGTCTCGCTCCGCGTCGGTACGCTGAGCAAGCAGGTGCTCGTGCTGGGCGACCGAGTCTGGGTCCAGTTCTTGGGCACCGCGACCCCGAGCAGCCCGCTGCCATTCGAGAGAGTGCCCCTGACGTATGAACGCGCTTATGGTGGATGGGACCGCAGCGACCCGGAGCAACCCGTCGCGGAGCTGCGCAATCCGGTGGGCACCGGATTCATCGCCCAACCGTCCCGGACACGCTGCGAGGGCATCCGGCTTCCCAACTTGGAGGACCCCCGTAACCGAATCCAGCACCCCAGAGACCGTCCTGGCCCCGCAGGGCTGGGCTTCATCGCGCCGCATTGGCAACCACGCCTCCAGCTCGCGGGGACCTACGACCAGGCCTGGAAGCAGCAACGCTTTCCCCTGGCGCCGCAGGACTTCGATTCACGCCACTACAATGCAGCACCCCCGGGTCTCCAGGCCCCGGCCTTCCTGGAGGGAGGCGAGCCCGTGGAGATTCTCCATGCATCAGACCGAGGCCCGCTGCGCTTTCGGCTGCCCACGTACCGCTTCGAGGGCGTGGTCATGCTGCGCTCCCAGCGCCAATCGTTCCCCCTGAACCTCGACACGGTCCTCCTCGATACAGACCAGCACCACCTGGTCATGACGTGGCGGGGAGCCATTCCCATCCACCGACGGGTGCATGAGCTAGCGTGGGCCAAGGTCCAGTTCCCGGTTGGAGGGATCCCGTCATGA
- the tnpC gene encoding IS66 family transposase has product MARLLQPSYEALPAVVFASPLIHADETHWLLLDKGPGKKWYAWTVASPQAVYHRILPSRSGATARQVLGDYQGVAMVDGYAAYQTATKSSADAPASCSLVFCWAHVRRKFVEAEKVAPACAEVLSLMGQLYAIEAGLPDPHALEGEPQAAALAHRLAVRREKSAPLVDAIREWAQAQRALPGSALRKALEYMLELWSGLTVFLSNAWVPLDNNLVERQLRDMVLGRKNHYGSKSLRGTEVAALFYSLMETARLCGEDPGRYLLRAALAAIANPGTVTLPSSID; this is encoded by the coding sequence CTGGCCCGGCTCCTCCAACCCAGCTACGAGGCACTGCCCGCCGTCGTCTTCGCTTCCCCTCTCATCCACGCGGATGAGACGCACTGGTTGCTGCTGGACAAGGGCCCGGGGAAGAAATGGTACGCCTGGACGGTGGCCAGCCCCCAGGCGGTGTACCACCGGATTCTCCCCAGCCGCTCCGGGGCCACGGCCCGCCAGGTGCTGGGCGACTACCAGGGCGTCGCCATGGTGGATGGCTACGCCGCTTACCAGACGGCGACGAAGTCCAGTGCCGACGCGCCCGCCTCCTGCTCCCTGGTGTTTTGCTGGGCCCACGTGCGCCGCAAATTCGTGGAGGCCGAGAAGGTGGCGCCCGCGTGCGCCGAGGTGCTGAGTCTCATGGGCCAGCTGTATGCCATTGAAGCGGGCCTGCCCGACCCGCATGCGCTGGAGGGCGAGCCCCAGGCCGCGGCACTCGCGCACCGTCTGGCGGTGCGACGGGAGAAGTCCGCCCCGCTGGTGGATGCAATCCGCGAGTGGGCGCAGGCTCAGCGCGCACTGCCGGGCAGCGCCCTGCGCAAGGCGCTCGAGTACATGCTGGAGCTGTGGAGCGGACTGACCGTCTTCCTCTCCAATGCCTGGGTGCCCCTGGACAACAACCTGGTGGAGCGCCAGCTGCGGGACATGGTGCTGGGCCGCAAGAACCACTATGGCTCCAAGTCGCTGCGCGGCACCGAGGTGGCGGCCCTCTTCTACTCGCTCATGGAGACGGCGCGCCTGTGCGGTGAAGACCCGGGGCGCTACCTGCTGCGCGCCGCGCTCGCCGCCATCGCCAATCCCGGCACCGTCACGCTCCCTTCCAGCATCGACTGA
- a CDS encoding beta-ketoacyl synthase N-terminal-like domain-containing protein yields the protein MSQPRSGSMALTSIGMVTSVGLGAYASCAALRAGIVRIRELDVPQGTEGLATSRPLVGSPIKGLTEGYFGLGRWVRLAVDGLRDLMANAGLDTGQLAQVGLFIGLPPDTSQERQQQLATRITQWLQTPGLISRIRFYPQGHASAVQALGDALAQLRQGRLAMAVVGGLDSLVDPEPLTRLRNEGRLKTDDHPVGFVPGEASAFFLLETPLMARRRKATVMAWLESSHVSREPVTAASGKPCNGQGLGQAITSTFEALEDRGASTGLVINDLNGELYRAEEFSKAVPRVLHLLRAPWRLWHPADCIGDTGAASGALSVCMGARALARGYAATEQILTCASSEEGLRGAVCLRGASKEDEHA from the coding sequence ATGAGTCAGCCCCGCAGCGGCTCCATGGCCCTCACGAGCATCGGAATGGTGACCTCGGTGGGCCTGGGGGCGTACGCCTCGTGTGCTGCCCTCCGGGCCGGAATCGTCCGTATCCGGGAACTGGATGTGCCACAGGGCACGGAAGGCCTCGCGACGAGCCGCCCCCTGGTGGGCAGCCCCATCAAGGGACTTACGGAGGGATACTTCGGCCTCGGCCGCTGGGTCCGGCTTGCGGTGGATGGCCTGCGGGACCTCATGGCCAATGCCGGACTGGACACCGGGCAGTTGGCCCAGGTCGGCCTCTTCATCGGACTGCCGCCGGACACCTCGCAGGAGCGCCAGCAGCAGCTCGCCACGCGCATCACCCAATGGCTCCAGACCCCTGGCCTGATCTCGCGTATCCGCTTCTACCCGCAGGGGCATGCCTCGGCTGTCCAGGCGCTGGGGGACGCGCTCGCGCAGCTACGGCAGGGGCGGCTGGCCATGGCGGTGGTGGGAGGACTCGACTCGCTGGTGGATCCAGAGCCCCTGACGCGGCTGAGGAACGAGGGGCGGCTGAAGACAGACGACCATCCGGTGGGTTTCGTACCCGGTGAAGCCTCGGCATTCTTTCTGTTGGAGACTCCGCTGATGGCCCGGCGCAGGAAGGCCACGGTGATGGCCTGGCTGGAGTCCTCCCACGTGTCGCGTGAGCCCGTCACCGCGGCCTCGGGGAAGCCCTGCAATGGACAGGGCCTTGGACAAGCCATCACCAGCACGTTCGAGGCATTGGAGGACCGCGGCGCCAGCACGGGGCTGGTCATCAACGACCTGAACGGCGAGCTCTACCGCGCGGAGGAGTTCTCCAAGGCCGTGCCGCGAGTGCTACACCTCCTGCGTGCCCCGTGGCGGCTGTGGCACCCAGCGGACTGCATCGGTGACACCGGGGCCGCCTCGGGTGCGCTCTCCGTCTGTATGGGCGCGCGTGCCCTCGCCAGGGGGTACGCCGCCACGGAGCAGATTCTGACATGTGCTTCCTCGGAGGAAGGGCTCCGGGGCGCAGTCTGCCTGCGCGGTGCCAGCAAGGAGGATGAACACGCATGA